A genomic stretch from Neodiprion fabricii isolate iyNeoFabr1 chromosome 3, iyNeoFabr1.1, whole genome shotgun sequence includes:
- the LOC124178375 gene encoding E3 ubiquitin-protein ligase hyd-like: MVVSTDISYGTHVCMKNSPMYQPGAIGFTIANGFPKVSQLLLAAWNLDSTYRFKILPAGSLHTGESVDKCESNGNASASGSSNSNHKETADHLDMLPPPSPASSTCSDTGSITTSHIFYLSRYFVPSFPVLAEIRWKLRVVGNGSDRSRRQ; encoded by the exons ATGGTCGTCTCGACGGACATCAGTTACGGGACGCACGTTTGCATGAAAAACAGTCCAATGTACCAACCGGGAGCGATCG GCTTCACCATCGCCAACGGCTTTCCCAAGGTCAGTCAGCTGCTCTTGGCCGCCTGGAACCTCGATTCAACTTaccgttttaaaattttgccCGCTGGGTCTCTCCACACCGGAGAATCTGTCGATAAATGCGAATCCAATGGAAACGCCAGTGCCAGCGGCAGCAGCAATTCGAACCACAAGGAAACCGCAGATCATTTGGACATGCTGCCGCCTCCTTCGCCGGCCTCGAGCACGTGCAGCGATACCGGAAGCATCACCACGAGTCACA TTTTCTACTTGTCGCGCTATTTCGTGCCTTCATTTCCGGTCCTTGCTGAGATCCGATGGAAACTCCGAGTTGTCGGAAACGGAAGTGATCGTTCGCGACGACAGTAA